A single genomic interval of Plantibacter sp. Leaf314 harbors:
- the orn gene encoding oligoribonuclease, whose product MSTAGDRLVWIDCEMTGLELEVDELVEIAVVITDFELNILDPGYSVVIKPDQSALDNMGEFVTNMHQTSGLLEEIPNGVSVADAEFQVIEYIQRFVPDESKAPLAGNTIGTDRAFLARYMPRLDAHLHYRNVDVSSIKELARRWYPRVYFNAPSKHGGHRALADILESVRELAYYRGALFVDLPGPSSDDAKQVSEAVVSRYAPNM is encoded by the coding sequence ATGAGCACAGCTGGGGACCGATTGGTCTGGATCGACTGCGAGATGACCGGACTCGAGCTGGAGGTCGACGAACTCGTCGAGATCGCCGTCGTGATCACCGACTTCGAATTGAACATCCTCGATCCGGGCTACTCGGTCGTCATCAAGCCCGACCAGTCGGCGCTCGACAACATGGGCGAGTTCGTCACGAACATGCACCAGACCTCGGGGCTCCTCGAGGAGATCCCGAACGGCGTGAGTGTCGCCGACGCGGAGTTCCAGGTGATCGAGTACATCCAGCGGTTCGTGCCCGACGAGTCGAAGGCGCCCTTGGCCGGCAACACCATCGGAACGGACCGTGCGTTCCTCGCCCGCTACATGCCGCGTCTCGACGCGCACCTGCACTATCGCAACGTCGACGTCTCCTCCATCAAGGAGCTCGCCCGCCGCTGGTACCCGCGGGTGTACTTCAACGCCCCGTCGAAGCACGGTGGTCACCGCGCGCTGGCGGACATCCTGGAGTCGGTCCGGGAGCTCGCGTACTACCGCGGTGCGCTGTTCGTCGACCTGCCCGGCCCGAGCTCGGACGACGCGAAGCAGGTTTCGGAGGCGGTCGTGTCACGATACGCCCCGAACATGTAA
- a CDS encoding SCO4848 family membrane protein, whose protein sequence is MIIAVSVLLLINGVYNVVVWPRFLKRITADPRARDAQGRGTTFLRVHVILISIALVLAALSLVAGVLGIVVG, encoded by the coding sequence GTGATCATCGCCGTCTCCGTCCTCCTGCTCATCAACGGTGTCTACAACGTCGTCGTCTGGCCGCGGTTCCTGAAGCGCATCACCGCCGACCCGCGCGCACGCGACGCGCAGGGTCGCGGCACCACCTTCCTCCGCGTGCACGTCATCCTCATCAGCATCGCCCTCGTCCTCGCCGCCCTGTCACTCGTGGCCGGCGTCCTCGGCATCGTCGTCGGCTGA
- a CDS encoding acyltransferase family protein, protein MTTDRIPWFDTARGFAVVLVALGHATMILVEEGVSSPVWYVLSQLALAIRMPLFFALSGMLAIRIVDRSWRDLWDRRLALLLWMILVWTVIRFAWFSLLPIDSFPHYADPGVVLISPVWPTGIFWFLQALALYLVVGKVMNGRVPVWVQLSGAAVLSAVALGALGSESGSYQRAAGYLFFFLLGLHGRRRIVALAERRRPFVAAGLLAAVVLASGLIFAVDLDHVPGVLTALGVPAILATVLALRAIDGTSVARILQSVGRHSLPVFVIHVLVIGGITRALLLLPEVPAPVQAVLPPVVATLAVVSSLVVWRLTRRIPRLYTAPRILMTRSRLRASAV, encoded by the coding sequence ATGACTACAGACCGAATTCCATGGTTCGACACCGCCCGCGGGTTCGCCGTCGTCCTCGTCGCACTCGGCCACGCGACGATGATCCTCGTCGAGGAGGGGGTGTCCTCCCCGGTCTGGTACGTCCTGTCGCAGCTGGCGCTCGCCATTCGCATGCCGTTGTTCTTCGCGCTCTCCGGGATGCTCGCCATCCGGATCGTCGACCGGTCGTGGAGGGACCTCTGGGACCGCAGGCTCGCACTGCTGCTCTGGATGATCCTGGTGTGGACGGTGATCCGGTTCGCCTGGTTCTCGCTCCTCCCGATCGATTCGTTCCCGCACTACGCCGACCCGGGCGTCGTGCTCATCAGCCCGGTCTGGCCGACCGGCATCTTCTGGTTCCTGCAGGCGCTCGCCCTCTACCTCGTCGTCGGCAAGGTGATGAACGGCAGAGTGCCCGTCTGGGTGCAGTTGTCGGGAGCCGCCGTCCTGTCGGCCGTCGCCCTGGGTGCCCTCGGGAGTGAGAGTGGGAGCTATCAGCGCGCTGCCGGCTACCTCTTCTTCTTCCTGCTGGGTCTGCACGGGCGTCGACGGATCGTCGCTCTGGCCGAGCGCCGTCGCCCGTTCGTCGCTGCCGGCCTCCTCGCCGCCGTGGTCCTCGCTTCCGGGCTGATCTTCGCGGTCGACCTCGACCACGTGCCCGGCGTGCTGACGGCGCTCGGTGTCCCGGCCATCCTCGCCACCGTGCTGGCGCTCCGCGCCATCGACGGGACGTCGGTTGCCCGGATCCTGCAGTCGGTGGGGCGTCACAGCCTCCCGGTCTTCGTGATCCACGTGCTGGTCATCGGAGGGATCACCAGGGCGCTGCTCCTGCTTCCCGAGGTGCCCGCGCCCGTCCAGGCGGTCCTGCCGCCGGTGGTCGCGACGCTCGCGGTGGTGTCGAGCCTGGTCGTCTGGCGGCTGACGCGCCGGATTCCGCGTTTGTACACGGCTCCGCGGATCCTCATGACCCGGAGTCGTCTCCGCGCCTCCGCTGTATGA
- a CDS encoding energy-coupling factor transporter transmembrane protein EcfT, protein MTRVTAPDRRAKLPRQAPLDRVNPVTKVLAVLILSVPLLLTIDWVSATAAVLLEMALLPLSGLRLSPFLKRSIPVLVFAPIGGISMLLYAKPGGTEYLSLGFVRVTDNSIELAVAVTIRVLALGLPTILLFARVDPTDLGDGLSQIAKLPSRFVLGILAGARMLGLFIDDWRSLALARRARGLGDRGAVRRFASMAFVLLVFAIRRGSKLATAMEARGFGAPVERTWARPSRLGVIDFVAVLVAVAIMAVALSTAVLAGTFRFVGQ, encoded by the coding sequence ATGACGCGGGTCACGGCACCGGACCGTCGCGCGAAACTCCCTCGCCAGGCGCCGCTCGACCGGGTGAACCCGGTGACGAAGGTGCTCGCGGTGCTCATCCTGTCCGTCCCGCTGCTGCTCACGATCGACTGGGTCAGCGCCACCGCCGCGGTCCTCCTCGAGATGGCACTGCTTCCGCTGTCTGGTCTCCGGCTGTCGCCGTTCCTGAAGCGGTCGATCCCGGTGCTCGTCTTCGCGCCCATCGGCGGGATCAGCATGCTGCTGTACGCGAAGCCGGGCGGGACGGAGTACCTGTCGCTCGGTTTCGTCCGGGTGACCGACAACTCGATCGAATTGGCCGTCGCCGTGACCATCCGGGTGCTGGCGCTCGGCCTGCCGACGATCCTGCTCTTCGCGCGGGTGGATCCGACCGACCTGGGCGACGGGCTGTCCCAAATCGCGAAGCTCCCGTCGCGGTTCGTCCTCGGGATCCTCGCGGGGGCGCGGATGCTCGGGCTCTTCATCGACGATTGGCGCAGTCTCGCGCTCGCCCGCCGTGCCCGAGGGCTCGGCGACCGTGGGGCGGTCCGGCGCTTCGCCTCGATGGCGTTCGTGTTGCTCGTGTTCGCCATCCGCCGGGGCAGCAAGCTCGCGACGGCGATGGAGGCACGGGGCTTCGGCGCCCCCGTCGAGCGAACGTGGGCCAGGCCGTCGCGGCTCGGCGTGATCGATTTCGTGGCGGTCCTGGTGGCGGTCGCGATCATGGCCGTCGCTTTGTCCACCGCCGTCCTCGCCGGTACGTTCCGGTTCGTGGGGCAATGA
- a CDS encoding ABC transporter ATP-binding protein codes for MTGPARVVARDWGWRHAGRKAWAVSDLDLVIEPGERVLLLGASGAGKSTLIHALAGVLGGADEGESHGSLLVDGVAPEQARGRIGLVLQDPDSQVILSKLGDDVAFGCENLGVEREEIWRRVVSSLQAVGLDLPLDHPTSALSGGQKQRLALAGVLAMQPSLLLLDEPTANLDPIGVAEVRDAVARVVDDGSSTLVVIEHRVDVWRDLMTRVVVLDADGGVLADGPPSVVLDDVGRRLADAGVWVPGIPLGLPPRRMVQPSAAVLTTSDLTIGRLRSQSVQEHLDLDVPERAATVVVGPNGAGKSTLALTLAGLLPELAGTVDAARGLAGGIGPRPIRWKSTELLTRIGTVFQDPEHQFVAATVRKELGVALQALRWTRAAIDERVSEVLDALGLAALAEANPFSLSGGQKRRLSVATVLVARPAVLVLDEPTFGQDRLTWLSLMRLLHLELERGATIVSVTHDPGVIEHLGDHRIRLESRSAAGRAA; via the coding sequence ATGACCGGTCCGGCGCGCGTCGTCGCCCGTGACTGGGGGTGGCGTCACGCCGGTCGGAAGGCATGGGCGGTCAGCGACCTGGACCTCGTCATCGAACCGGGGGAGCGGGTCCTCCTCCTGGGCGCGTCCGGCGCCGGTAAGTCGACCCTGATACACGCGCTCGCTGGAGTCCTCGGCGGAGCGGACGAGGGAGAGTCCCACGGGTCGTTGCTCGTGGACGGGGTCGCGCCGGAACAGGCCAGGGGTCGGATCGGCCTCGTGCTGCAGGACCCCGATTCGCAGGTCATCCTGTCCAAGCTCGGCGACGACGTCGCGTTCGGCTGCGAGAACCTCGGGGTCGAGCGCGAGGAGATCTGGCGACGGGTCGTCTCGTCGCTGCAGGCCGTCGGCCTCGACCTCCCGTTGGACCACCCGACCTCCGCGCTGTCGGGGGGACAGAAGCAGCGCCTCGCCCTCGCCGGGGTGCTCGCCATGCAGCCCTCGTTGCTGCTGCTCGACGAGCCGACCGCCAACCTCGACCCGATCGGCGTCGCCGAGGTCAGGGACGCCGTCGCGCGTGTGGTCGACGACGGTTCGTCGACCCTGGTCGTCATCGAACACCGCGTCGACGTCTGGCGCGATCTGATGACGCGGGTCGTCGTGCTCGATGCGGACGGAGGGGTCCTCGCGGACGGTCCTCCCTCTGTCGTCCTCGACGATGTCGGACGCCGGCTCGCCGACGCCGGCGTCTGGGTGCCGGGCATCCCGCTGGGGCTGCCGCCCCGCCGGATGGTGCAGCCGAGCGCAGCCGTCCTGACGACGTCCGACCTGACGATCGGTCGGCTCCGTTCCCAGTCGGTGCAGGAGCACCTGGACCTCGACGTGCCGGAGCGCGCCGCGACGGTGGTCGTCGGACCGAACGGGGCCGGGAAGTCGACGTTGGCCCTCACCTTGGCCGGACTGCTCCCCGAGCTCGCCGGAACTGTGGACGCTGCTCGCGGCCTCGCCGGTGGGATCGGTCCACGGCCCATCCGCTGGAAGTCGACCGAGCTGCTCACCCGCATCGGGACGGTCTTCCAGGACCCGGAGCATCAGTTCGTCGCCGCGACCGTGCGCAAGGAGCTCGGCGTCGCCCTGCAAGCGCTGCGGTGGACACGCGCCGCGATCGACGAGCGGGTCTCCGAAGTCCTCGACGCCTTGGGTTTGGCCGCGCTCGCCGAAGCGAACCCCTTCAGTCTCTCGGGCGGCCAGAAGCGACGACTGTCGGTCGCCACGGTGCTCGTGGCACGACCCGCCGTCCTCGTCCTGGACGAGCCGACGTTCGGGCAGGACCGATTGACGTGGCTGTCACTCATGCGGCTGCTGCACCTGGAGCTCGAACGCGGCGCGACGATCGTGTCGGTCACGCATGATCCAGGGGTCATCGAGCATCTGGGCGACCATCGGATCCGGCTCGAGTCGCGATCGGCAGCGGGGCGTGCCGCATGA
- a CDS encoding ECF transporter S component, with product MSASTKISSSERAAARNLRWRVVDIVVVAVLGVATGLIFWAWNTLGSLWYAGASAVTPGFGGIAVGIWLLGGVLGGLIIRKPGAAVLVETIGAVVSALIGNAWGITTVYSGLAQGLGAELVFAALAYKRFGLVPAILAGAGAGTGAWLLELFMSANLEKGAEFNAIYLGSLLVSGAILAGVVGWVLVKALASTGALSRFASGRDARREV from the coding sequence GTGTCAGCATCGACCAAAATCTCCTCGTCTGAACGCGCCGCCGCGCGGAACCTCCGCTGGAGGGTCGTCGACATCGTCGTGGTCGCCGTCCTCGGTGTCGCCACCGGCCTCATCTTCTGGGCGTGGAACACGCTCGGATCCCTCTGGTACGCCGGAGCGAGTGCCGTGACGCCCGGCTTCGGCGGCATCGCCGTCGGCATCTGGCTGCTCGGCGGCGTCCTCGGCGGGCTCATCATCAGGAAGCCCGGAGCGGCCGTCCTCGTCGAGACCATCGGAGCAGTCGTCTCCGCGCTCATCGGGAACGCCTGGGGCATCACCACCGTGTACTCGGGACTCGCCCAGGGGCTCGGCGCGGAGCTCGTGTTCGCCGCGCTGGCGTACAAGCGATTCGGCCTCGTCCCGGCCATCCTCGCCGGTGCGGGCGCCGGTACCGGCGCATGGCTGCTCGAGCTGTTCATGTCGGCGAACCTGGAGAAGGGTGCCGAGTTCAACGCGATCTACCTCGGCTCGCTGCTCGTCTCCGGCGCGATCCTCGCGGGCGTCGTCGGTTGGGTCCTCGTCAAGGCGCTCGCCTCCACGGGGGCGCTCAGCCGGTTCGCCTCAGGGCGGGACGCGCGGCGCGAGGTCTGA
- the dinB gene encoding DNA polymerase IV, whose protein sequence is MSRQDGASRRVSAHDADDSGTPILHVDMDAFFVSVELLERPELRGLPIIVGNKEGRSVVTSASYEARRYGVRAAMPVSQAMRLCPSAVVLPPHHGRYREYSDRVMEVFESVTPLVEPLSIDEAFLDVSGAVRLLGSPRTIAALVKQRVLDATGLPCSVGLAATKYVAKLASGLSKPDGLLVVPAAETLSFLHPLPVGALWGVGGRTEEQLTNRGIRTIGQLASTPLSMLQRAVGEASGRRLLELANGIDPRGIELARREKSVSHEVTFPTDVADPTVLKRELLNLAGLVAIRLRKGGYAGRTISIRVRYADFSVVTRSRTIGEATNVGRRVYDEAASLFGDLDRGGRLVRLVGVKVDQLVPAEEAGSALWDPDEEWRGAEQTIDRVASRFGDLAIAPASLLGKPRRRGLGNRGDSQGAGSTDQPLGPADAQR, encoded by the coding sequence ATGAGTCGGCAGGATGGAGCGTCTCGTCGCGTCTCGGCGCACGATGCCGACGACAGCGGTACCCCCATCCTCCACGTCGACATGGACGCCTTCTTCGTCTCGGTCGAGCTCTTGGAGCGGCCCGAGCTCCGTGGCCTGCCCATCATCGTCGGCAACAAGGAGGGCCGCTCGGTCGTCACCTCCGCGAGCTACGAGGCCCGCAGGTACGGGGTGCGTGCCGCGATGCCGGTGTCCCAGGCCATGCGCTTGTGCCCGAGCGCGGTCGTCCTCCCGCCGCATCACGGCCGGTATCGCGAGTACTCGGATCGCGTCATGGAGGTGTTCGAGTCGGTGACCCCGCTCGTCGAGCCGTTGAGCATCGACGAGGCGTTCCTCGACGTCTCCGGGGCGGTGCGGTTGCTCGGGAGTCCGCGCACGATCGCGGCGCTCGTGAAGCAGCGGGTCCTCGACGCCACGGGGCTTCCCTGCTCGGTCGGTCTGGCGGCGACGAAGTACGTGGCGAAGCTCGCGTCGGGGCTGTCGAAGCCCGACGGACTCCTGGTCGTGCCGGCTGCTGAGACGCTCTCCTTCCTGCACCCGTTGCCGGTCGGGGCGCTGTGGGGCGTCGGTGGACGAACCGAGGAACAGCTCACGAACCGGGGCATCCGGACCATCGGCCAGCTCGCCTCCACCCCGTTGTCCATGCTCCAGCGCGCCGTCGGCGAGGCGTCCGGACGCCGGCTCCTCGAGCTCGCGAACGGCATCGACCCGCGTGGAATCGAGTTGGCGCGGCGGGAGAAGAGCGTCAGCCACGAGGTGACGTTCCCGACGGACGTCGCAGACCCCACCGTGCTGAAACGAGAGCTGTTGAACCTCGCGGGACTCGTCGCGATCCGCCTCCGGAAGGGTGGGTACGCCGGTCGGACGATCAGTATCCGGGTGCGCTACGCGGACTTCAGCGTCGTGACCCGGTCACGGACCATCGGCGAAGCGACGAACGTCGGACGTCGCGTCTACGACGAGGCGGCTTCGCTCTTCGGCGACCTCGATCGAGGAGGGCGTCTGGTCCGCCTCGTCGGCGTGAAGGTCGATCAACTGGTGCCCGCCGAGGAGGCCGGATCGGCGTTGTGGGATCCCGATGAGGAGTGGCGCGGCGCTGAACAGACGATCGACCGGGTGGCCAGTCGCTTCGGCGACCTCGCGATCGCTCCGGCCTCGCTCCTCGGGAAACCGCGGCGACGAGGGCTCGGGAATCGAGGCGACTCGCAGGGTGCTGGGAGCACGGATCAACCCCTTGGACCGGCGGATGCGCAGCGGTAG
- a CDS encoding acyltransferase: MSTRTRTGSAPAVPDLSGRDLALDLVRVACVVTVVIVHLLMVAVAVEPDGTIGISRALEQQPWFDTGTWFGQIMPLFFIVGGFATITGWRSTVRRGGGTSDFLRSRVFRLAPPTIPVLLFLAAGLWLAGALGVDPAIIEAVAAGVGSPLWFLAAYLLCQAVAPFLATCHDRHPFLTCAALLAGVILVDVVRYSTGLLGIGLVNLVFVWPLLQQFGFFLADGRLRSVPRLVLVAVVLISYGALVPITTWLPYSTSMLGNLNPPTLPLVVLGVGQLALLALVHPLLTAIMRTRAARAVVFLIGSRLMTVYLWHLPLIIAVAGLQLALGIPFAEPLTAAWWWTRPVVLLVVAVLLAGVGALLGRVEHPRRLRLDPERKPAHVAVWIAVVSAFLMPFAEISHPLTAAMAAAGAAGSIIAVVLLNPTRRPVERVASGSDQAVDQRS, encoded by the coding sequence ATGAGCACGCGAACGCGGACCGGGTCGGCCCCGGCGGTCCCAGACCTCTCCGGGCGGGACCTCGCCCTCGACCTCGTGCGCGTCGCCTGCGTCGTGACGGTCGTCATCGTCCACCTCCTGATGGTCGCGGTGGCGGTCGAGCCGGACGGCACGATCGGCATCTCCCGAGCGTTGGAGCAGCAACCCTGGTTCGACACGGGTACCTGGTTCGGCCAGATCATGCCGCTGTTCTTCATCGTGGGCGGCTTCGCGACGATCACCGGCTGGCGCAGCACCGTCCGACGTGGTGGCGGGACCAGCGACTTCCTCCGGTCCAGGGTCTTCCGACTCGCCCCGCCGACGATCCCGGTCCTGCTCTTCCTCGCCGCGGGGCTGTGGCTGGCCGGGGCGCTCGGTGTCGACCCCGCCATCATCGAGGCCGTCGCCGCAGGCGTCGGGTCCCCGCTCTGGTTCCTGGCCGCCTACCTGCTGTGCCAGGCGGTCGCCCCGTTCCTCGCCACCTGCCACGACCGCCACCCCTTCCTGACCTGTGCGGCACTGCTGGCCGGCGTGATCCTCGTCGACGTCGTCCGTTACTCGACCGGCCTCCTGGGCATCGGTCTCGTCAACCTCGTGTTCGTCTGGCCGCTGCTGCAGCAGTTCGGGTTCTTCCTGGCCGACGGACGTCTCCGCTCCGTTCCGCGCCTCGTCCTCGTGGCCGTGGTGCTGATCTCCTACGGCGCGCTCGTGCCGATCACGACCTGGCTGCCGTACTCGACCAGCATGCTCGGCAACCTCAACCCACCGACCCTCCCCCTCGTCGTCCTCGGCGTCGGGCAGCTCGCCCTGCTCGCCCTGGTGCACCCTCTGCTCACCGCCATCATGCGGACCCGCGCCGCGCGAGCGGTCGTCTTCCTCATCGGGTCCCGGCTGATGACGGTGTACCTCTGGCACCTGCCCCTCATCATCGCCGTCGCCGGTCTGCAGCTCGCCCTCGGCATCCCCTTCGCGGAGCCGCTGACCGCCGCCTGGTGGTGGACCCGACCGGTCGTGTTGCTCGTCGTCGCGGTCCTCCTGGCGGGTGTCGGAGCACTCCTCGGCCGCGTCGAGCACCCCCGGAGGCTGCGCCTCGACCCGGAGCGCAAGCCGGCGCACGTGGCTGTGTGGATCGCAGTCGTGAGCGCGTTCCTCATGCCCTTCGCCGAGATCTCCCACCCGCTCACCGCCGCCATGGCCGCTGCCGGAGCCGCCGGCTCGATCATCGCGGTCGTGCTCCTGAACCCGACCCGTCGGCCGGTCGAGCGCGTCGCGAGCGGATCAGACCAGGCTGTGGACCAGCGGTCGTAG
- the gatB gene encoding Asp-tRNA(Asn)/Glu-tRNA(Gln) amidotransferase subunit GatB: MAKDKLLSYEEALELYEPVLGFEVHVELNTKTKMFSSAPNGFGDAPNTNISPVCLGLPGSLPVVNEQAVRYSISLGLALGCSIAPSSRFARKNYFYPDLAKNYQISQFDEPIAFEGSVDVELADGTIVTVPIERAHMEEDAGKLTHIGGSTGRIQGAEYSLVDYNRAGVPLVEIVTKPIYGTEHRAPEIAKAYVSAIRDIVVALGISDAKMERGNLRCDANISLRPRGQEKLGTRTETKNVNSLRSVERAVRYEIQRQAAILKDGGSIVQETRHWHEDTGATSAGRPKSDADDYRYFPEPDLLPVVPSPELIEELRAALPEQPAVRRRRLKGEWGFTDLEFQDVVNGGLLNEITATVEAGAAPAAARKWWTGEISRIANQRDVEATSLVSPEHVAALAALVEDGTLNDKLARQVLEGVIEGEGTPQEVIDARGLALVSDDGPLIAAIDEALAAQPDVLAKIRDGKVQAAGAVIGAVMKAMRGQADAARVRELVLERAGQ, translated from the coding sequence ATGGCCAAGGACAAGCTCCTCTCCTACGAGGAAGCCCTCGAGCTGTACGAGCCCGTGCTCGGGTTCGAGGTGCACGTCGAGCTCAACACCAAGACGAAGATGTTCTCCTCGGCGCCGAACGGCTTCGGCGACGCGCCGAACACGAACATCTCGCCGGTGTGTCTCGGTCTGCCCGGCTCGCTCCCGGTCGTGAACGAGCAGGCGGTGCGGTACTCGATCAGCCTCGGGCTCGCCCTCGGCTGCTCGATCGCCCCGTCGAGCCGCTTCGCGCGGAAGAACTACTTCTACCCCGACCTTGCGAAGAACTACCAGATCTCGCAGTTCGACGAGCCCATCGCCTTCGAGGGTTCCGTCGACGTCGAGCTCGCCGACGGCACCATCGTCACCGTGCCGATCGAACGCGCGCACATGGAGGAGGACGCCGGTAAGCTCACGCACATCGGCGGCTCGACCGGGCGCATCCAGGGTGCCGAGTACTCGCTCGTCGACTACAACCGCGCCGGCGTCCCGCTCGTGGAGATCGTCACCAAGCCGATCTACGGCACCGAGCACCGGGCGCCGGAGATCGCGAAGGCCTACGTCTCCGCGATCCGCGACATCGTCGTGGCGCTCGGCATCTCCGATGCGAAGATGGAGCGCGGGAACCTCCGCTGCGACGCGAACATCTCGCTGCGCCCGCGTGGCCAGGAGAAGCTCGGCACGCGGACGGAGACGAAGAACGTCAACTCCCTGCGGTCGGTCGAACGCGCCGTCCGCTACGAGATCCAGCGTCAGGCCGCGATCCTCAAGGACGGCGGATCCATCGTCCAAGAGACGCGTCACTGGCACGAGGACACCGGCGCCACGTCGGCCGGCCGGCCGAAGAGCGACGCCGACGACTACCGCTACTTCCCGGAGCCCGACCTGCTCCCGGTCGTGCCGTCGCCCGAACTCATCGAGGAACTGCGTGCGGCGCTCCCCGAGCAGCCGGCCGTCCGTCGGCGCCGCTTGAAGGGCGAGTGGGGCTTCACGGATCTCGAGTTCCAGGACGTCGTGAACGGTGGCCTCTTGAACGAGATCACGGCCACCGTCGAGGCGGGAGCCGCTCCGGCCGCCGCACGGAAGTGGTGGACGGGCGAGATCTCCCGGATCGCGAACCAGCGCGACGTCGAGGCGACGAGCCTCGTGTCGCCCGAGCACGTCGCCGCACTCGCGGCGCTCGTCGAGGACGGAACGCTCAACGACAAGCTCGCCCGTCAGGTCCTCGAGGGTGTCATCGAAGGGGAGGGCACTCCTCAGGAGGTCATCGACGCTCGTGGTCTCGCGCTCGTGTCCGACGACGGTCCGCTGATCGCCGCCATCGACGAGGCTCTTGCCGCCCAGCCGGACGTCCTCGCGAAGATCCGCGACGGCAAGGTCCAGGCCGCCGGCGCGGTCATCGGCGCCGTGATGAAGGCGATGCGCGGACAGGCCGATGCGGCGCGTGTGCGCGAACTCGTCCTGGAGCGCGCCGGGCAGTAG
- the gatA gene encoding Asp-tRNA(Asn)/Glu-tRNA(Gln) amidotransferase subunit GatA: MSGLIGLTAAELSSKLRAGDVSSVEVTQAHLDRIAQVDGDVHAFLHVSDHALDVAADIDARRAAGEELGELAGVPLAIKDVLVTTDMPSTSGSKILEGYLSPFDATVVARSRAAGLVPLGKTNMDEFAMGSSTEHSAYGPTHNPWDLDRIPGGSGGGSAAAVAAFEAPIALGSDTGGSIRQPAHVTGTVGVKPTYGAVSRYGAIALASSLDQVGPVSRTVLDSGLLHDVIAGHDALDSTSLRDAWPSMAAAAREGARGDVLRGLRVGVVKELNGEGFQAGVKSRFQEALTVLEANGAEIVEVSAPNFEYAVAAYYLILPAEASSNLAKFDSVRFGMRVTPEGGGTVEQVMSATREAGFGPEVKRRIILGTYALSAGYYDAYYGSAQKVRTLIQRDFAAAFDQVDVLVSPSAPTTAFKLGERIDDPLAMYLNDVTTIPANLAGVPGISVPIGLAPEDGLPVGIQFMAPAREDARLYRVGAALEALLESTWGHTLISQAPALGGR, translated from the coding sequence GTGAGCGGCCTGATCGGTCTGACGGCAGCCGAACTGTCGTCCAAGCTCCGCGCCGGCGACGTGTCGAGCGTCGAGGTCACCCAGGCGCACCTCGACCGCATCGCCCAGGTCGACGGCGACGTCCACGCCTTCCTGCACGTCTCGGACCACGCCCTCGACGTCGCCGCCGACATCGATGCGCGTCGTGCAGCGGGTGAGGAGCTCGGCGAACTGGCCGGCGTCCCACTCGCGATCAAGGACGTGCTCGTCACGACCGACATGCCGTCCACCTCGGGGAGCAAGATCCTCGAGGGATACCTGTCGCCCTTCGACGCCACCGTCGTCGCGCGATCGCGGGCGGCCGGCCTGGTGCCGCTCGGCAAGACGAACATGGACGAGTTCGCCATGGGGTCGAGCACGGAGCACTCCGCGTACGGCCCGACCCACAACCCGTGGGACCTCGACCGCATCCCCGGCGGTTCCGGAGGCGGCTCGGCCGCAGCGGTCGCCGCGTTCGAGGCGCCCATCGCGCTCGGCAGCGACACCGGCGGCTCGATCCGTCAGCCGGCGCACGTCACCGGGACGGTCGGTGTGAAGCCCACCTACGGAGCGGTGAGCCGCTACGGTGCCATCGCCCTGGCGTCCTCGCTCGACCAGGTCGGGCCGGTGAGCCGGACCGTCCTCGACTCCGGGCTGCTGCACGACGTCATCGCCGGGCACGACGCGCTCGACTCCACCTCCCTCCGTGACGCCTGGCCATCGATGGCCGCAGCCGCTCGGGAGGGTGCTCGCGGCGACGTACTGCGCGGTCTGCGCGTCGGCGTCGTCAAGGAGCTCAACGGCGAAGGTTTCCAGGCCGGCGTGAAGAGCCGCTTCCAGGAGGCGCTCACGGTGCTCGAGGCGAACGGCGCCGAGATCGTGGAGGTGTCGGCACCCAACTTCGAGTACGCGGTCGCCGCCTACTACCTGATCCTCCCCGCCGAAGCGTCCAGCAACCTCGCGAAGTTCGACTCCGTGCGGTTCGGCATGCGCGTCACCCCTGAGGGTGGCGGCACGGTCGAGCAGGTGATGTCCGCCACTCGCGAGGCCGGGTTCGGTCCTGAGGTGAAGCGTCGCATCATCCTCGGCACCTACGCCCTGAGCGCCGGATACTACGACGCCTACTACGGCAGCGCCCAGAAGGTGCGGACGCTCATCCAGCGCGATTTCGCGGCGGCCTTCGACCAGGTCGACGTCCTCGTGAGCCCGAGCGCGCCCACGACGGCGTTCAAGCTCGGTGAGCGCATCGACGATCCGCTGGCGATGTACCTCAACGACGTCACCACCATCCCGGCCAACCTCGCCGGGGTCCCGGGCATCAGCGTCCCGATCGGGCTCGCCCCGGAGGACGGCCTGCCCGTCGGCATCCAGTTCATGGCGCCAGCACGAGAGGACGCCAGGCTCTACCGGGTCGGCGCCGCTCTCGAGGCGCTCCTCGAATCGACGTGGGGGCACACCCTCATCTCGCAGGCACCCGCTCTCGGAGGTCGGTAA